A window from Dehalobacter sp. DCA encodes these proteins:
- the nuoH gene encoding NADH-quinone oxidoreductase subunit NuoH has translation MDLFLVWADMFRQWLVGIGMPVLPAEIFIKTILVLIVIIFVLTNLIVLVWLERKFAAFYADRVGPNRLGPAGFLQFPVDIVKMLGKEDIIPENVDRPVFKIASICAFLTAIMGWAVIPLGKGMILEDLNVGLLYFIAIGSTGTIAFVMAGFASNNKYALLGGMRTAAQMISYEIPLAFSLLGIVMITGSLSLTEIVDAQKNVWFVFPQILAFCAYFVCSIAETNRGPFDLAEGEQELVAGYFVEYSGIRYALFMVAEYTHLVAVSAIAAVVFLGGWNAPFGLTFIPGFIWMMIKIYLMIFLFMWVRWTFVRVKVEHLMHIGWKFLIPLTLFNIVITGIGVYVYRMIAG, from the coding sequence ATGGATCTATTTCTTGTTTGGGCCGATATGTTCAGACAGTGGCTAGTTGGAATTGGAATGCCGGTGTTGCCTGCTGAAATATTTATTAAGACCATTCTGGTTTTAATTGTCATTATCTTTGTGCTAACGAACCTGATTGTTCTGGTCTGGCTGGAACGTAAATTTGCTGCTTTTTACGCTGACCGCGTTGGCCCCAACCGCCTTGGACCTGCAGGTTTTCTACAGTTTCCGGTTGATATTGTCAAAATGCTCGGGAAAGAGGATATCATTCCCGAAAACGTGGACAGACCCGTATTTAAGATTGCCAGTATCTGCGCATTTCTTACGGCAATTATGGGCTGGGCCGTTATTCCTCTCGGAAAAGGCATGATCCTGGAAGATTTGAATGTCGGACTATTGTACTTCATTGCGATTGGTTCTACAGGAACGATTGCCTTTGTCATGGCCGGTTTTGCTTCCAATAATAAATACGCGCTGCTCGGCGGCATGAGAACGGCTGCTCAGATGATCAGCTATGAAATTCCACTGGCCTTTTCTTTACTCGGCATCGTCATGATCACCGGAAGCTTAAGCCTTACCGAGATTGTCGATGCCCAGAAAAACGTCTGGTTTGTCTTTCCACAGATTCTTGCCTTCTGCGCTTATTTTGTTTGTTCCATCGCGGAAACAAACCGCGGACCGTTCGACTTGGCGGAAGGGGAGCAGGAGCTGGTTGCGGGATACTTCGTTGAGTATTCGGGTATCCGCTATGCGTTGTTTATGGTCGCTGAATATACCCATCTGGTTGCGGTCTCGGCGATTGCAGCCGTTGTGTTCCTCGGCGGCTGGAATGCGCCGTTTGGCTTGACCTTCATACCGGGATTCATCTGGATGATGATTAAAATCTACTTGATGATTTTCCTGTTCATGTGGGTCAGATGGACATTTGTCAGGGTAAAGGTCGAGCATTTGATGCATATCGGCTGGAAATTCCTGATTCCGCTTACGTTATTCAATATTGTGATCACCGGCATTGGCGTTTACGTCTACCGGATGATTGCAGGTTAA
- a CDS encoding NADH-quinone oxidoreductase subunit D, whose product MNDIRTQEMNLNFGPQHPSTHGVYRGVFTMEGEYITKCVNHIGYLHRGIEKLAESRTYTQFIPYNGRLDYVSGMLNEEAYVRTVEKLMGISDQVPERAEYIRVIMAELQRIASHLVFYSSMALDMAGFTPWTYGFRERDTILDLFEMAAGSRMMPNYMRFGGVAADLNEEFMPALRKLLDIMPKCMEEYHGILTGNEIFQARTKGVAPLSREKALNYGISGPSARASGIDYDLRRDEPYGIYDRFKFNVPVRQTGDTLDRYMVRMDEIAESVKILEQAYRELPEGPVLAKVPKIIKPPAGEVYNRIEHSKGHLGFHIVSDGTPKPYRLRICSPCFVNVAIFEEMAVGLHLQDAVVAFASLDIVLGEIDR is encoded by the coding sequence ATGAATGACATAAGAACCCAGGAGATGAACTTAAACTTTGGTCCTCAGCACCCCAGTACGCACGGGGTGTATCGCGGAGTGTTCACAATGGAGGGTGAATATATCACCAAGTGCGTGAACCATATCGGTTATCTGCACCGCGGCATTGAAAAACTGGCGGAGTCCCGTACCTATACCCAGTTTATTCCGTACAACGGACGGTTGGACTATGTTTCAGGCATGTTGAATGAAGAGGCTTATGTCCGTACGGTGGAAAAATTGATGGGTATTTCCGATCAGGTTCCCGAACGGGCCGAATATATCCGGGTGATTATGGCTGAACTTCAGCGTATCGCCAGCCACCTGGTGTTTTATTCCTCGATGGCGCTGGACATGGCCGGTTTCACACCTTGGACTTACGGGTTCAGAGAGAGAGACACAATTCTAGATCTATTTGAAATGGCAGCCGGCAGCCGCATGATGCCGAATTATATGCGGTTTGGTGGTGTTGCTGCTGATCTGAACGAAGAATTTATGCCTGCCCTGCGCAAACTACTCGATATCATGCCGAAATGCATGGAAGAGTACCACGGTATATTAACCGGCAATGAGATCTTCCAGGCCCGTACAAAGGGGGTTGCCCCGCTTTCCCGCGAAAAAGCTTTGAATTACGGGATATCCGGTCCTTCGGCCAGGGCTTCAGGCATTGATTATGATCTGCGCCGGGACGAGCCATATGGGATTTATGACCGTTTTAAATTCAATGTGCCGGTCCGTCAGACTGGGGACACGTTGGACCGTTATATGGTCCGTATGGACGAGATAGCTGAAAGCGTCAAAATTCTGGAACAGGCTTATAGAGAACTTCCGGAAGGTCCAGTTCTGGCCAAGGTTCCGAAAATAATCAAACCTCCTGCCGGAGAAGTCTATAACCGTATCGAACATTCCAAAGGACACCTTGGTTTCCATATTGTGAGTGACGGTACACCCAAACCTTACCGTTTAAGGATTTGTTCTCCCTGTTTTGTGAATGTGGCAATTTTTGAAGAAATGGCTGTCGGTTTGCATCTGCAGGATGCAGTCGTTGCTTTTGCTTCCTTGGATATTGTGTTGGGAGAAATTGACCGCTAA
- a CDS encoding NADH-quinone oxidoreductase subunit C produces MDKKIDRQALVAFLNEKMDAQAEVFEDNTEGSIKVSRLKLGETMQELRENPQYKFDVLMNLSSVDYPENFTVIYHLFSIAHKHYLTVKVEITKENPCWVPSVSSVWKAAQVHEREVFDLMGILFNDHPDLRRILLPEDFAGHPLRKDFTQQAD; encoded by the coding sequence ATGGATAAGAAGATTGATCGTCAAGCGCTGGTTGCCTTTCTTAATGAGAAGATGGATGCTCAAGCGGAAGTCTTTGAGGATAATACGGAAGGTTCCATAAAAGTATCCCGCTTGAAGCTTGGGGAAACCATGCAGGAACTTAGGGAAAATCCACAGTACAAATTCGATGTTCTGATGAATCTGAGCTCTGTGGATTATCCGGAAAACTTCACTGTGATCTATCACCTGTTCTCGATTGCGCATAAGCATTATTTGACTGTTAAAGTGGAAATAACCAAAGAGAATCCCTGCTGGGTACCGTCGGTCAGTTCCGTCTGGAAAGCGGCTCAGGTACACGAAAGGGAAGTTTTCGATTTGATGGGGATTCTATTTAATGATCATCCTGATCTCAGAAGGATTCTGCTGCCGGAGGACTTTGCCGGACATCCTTTGCGCAAAGATTTTACGCAGCAGGCTGATTAA
- a CDS encoding NADH-quinone oxidoreductase subunit B, translating into MDVVKKNYKVEVPEYEVPNNIIMCKIEDALNWCRSRSFWPLTFGLACCAFEMMAAGDARYDIARFGSEVFRPSPRQCDLLIIAGTVTKKMEPIVVRLYEQMAEPKYVMAMGSCAISGGPFKDSYSVVKGADTFLPVDVYVPGCPPRPEALFYGLLELRKKVTNPRKFAENNKERIMQNG; encoded by the coding sequence ATGGATGTAGTTAAGAAAAACTATAAAGTTGAAGTCCCTGAATATGAAGTACCGAACAATATTATTATGTGCAAGATCGAAGATGCGCTGAACTGGTGCCGATCCCGGTCCTTCTGGCCACTGACGTTCGGTCTGGCCTGCTGTGCGTTTGAAATGATGGCAGCCGGAGATGCCCGCTATGACATTGCGCGTTTCGGGTCTGAAGTTTTCAGACCTTCACCGCGTCAGTGCGACCTTCTGATTATCGCGGGGACAGTTACGAAAAAAATGGAGCCGATTGTGGTTCGTTTGTATGAACAAATGGCCGAACCGAAATACGTGATGGCGATGGGCAGCTGCGCGATCAGCGGCGGTCCGTTCAAAGACTCATACAGTGTTGTGAAAGGGGCCGATACCTTTTTGCCGGTAGATGTCTACGTACCGGGCTGTCCGCCGAGACCGGAAGCACTGTTCTACGGACTTCTCGAGCTGCGGAAAAAAGTGACTAACCCCAGAAAATTCGCGGAGAACAACAAGGAGAGGATCATGCAGAATGGATAA
- a CDS encoding NADH-quinone oxidoreductase subunit A: protein MLINYAGIAVILAWGIVFPVILLVVQRLLCPNNPTKAKLLTYECGLDTQGDTWIRFKISYFMYALIFVVFDVETIFLYPWAMLFQNLGLFAIVEMVIFIAILILGFAYAWKEGALEWM from the coding sequence ATGTTAATTAATTACGCAGGGATCGCAGTAATTTTAGCGTGGGGAATTGTATTTCCGGTAATTCTGCTGGTGGTTCAGAGACTGCTCTGTCCTAACAATCCAACCAAGGCAAAATTGTTGACTTACGAGTGTGGCCTTGATACCCAGGGGGATACGTGGATTCGTTTCAAAATTAGTTACTTTATGTATGCTTTAATTTTTGTGGTTTTTGATGTTGAAACAATTTTCCTCTATCCTTGGGCCATGTTGTTCCAAAATCTGGGCTTGTTTGCTATTGTTGAGATGGTGATCTTCATTGCGATTCTCATTCTTGGATTTGCCTATGCCTGGAAGGAGGGCGCTTTGGAATGGATGTAG
- a CDS encoding desulfoferrodoxin, with the protein MTNLREIYKCNVCGNVVEIVHTGAPALVCCGQPMEKLEGRSEDMGLEKHLPIVQPTEKGIKVTVGSIEHPMEEKHFIQFIEVLTADKICRAELKPGQKPEASFPVDIAAVLEVREYCNLHGLWKTK; encoded by the coding sequence ATGACGAATTTAAGAGAGATCTACAAGTGCAACGTCTGTGGCAATGTTGTGGAGATTGTTCACACAGGGGCTCCGGCCTTGGTATGCTGCGGCCAGCCCATGGAAAAGCTTGAGGGACGTTCAGAAGATATGGGTTTGGAAAAACACCTTCCGATAGTTCAGCCAACAGAAAAGGGCATTAAAGTAACGGTTGGCAGCATTGAGCACCCCATGGAAGAAAAACATTTTATTCAGTTTATCGAAGTTCTGACCGCAGATAAAATCTGCCGTGCAGAGCTTAAACCTGGTCAGAAGCCTGAGGCTTCTTTCCCAGTAGATATCGCAGCCGTTCTCGAGGTCAGGGAATACTGCAATCTTCATGGACTCTGGAAAACAAAATAG
- a CDS encoding FprA family A-type flavoprotein — translation MISIKAIQIKENVYWVGGVDWNIRNFHGYLTQRGSTYNAYLIIDEKITLIDTVKHYLFDEMLERISDVIDPADIDYVISNHVEQDHSGSLPEIMEIATKATLVTSPNGEKGLKAHFREDWNYRIVKSGDVLNIGKRNLTFVQTPMVHWPDNMVTYLEEDKILFSNDAFGQHIASTERFDDELPLGVILEEARKYYANIVLPYGGQVQKALGTLGGLDVEVIATSHGLIWRSNIPAILNEYQKWSTNATEKKAVIVYDTMWNATEIIAESISDVFEKKGYNVRFMDLKNNHISDIMTEVITAKYICVGSPTLNNNLMPSVASFLTYLKGLAPKDRIGLAFGSYGWSGQSIGQVEQYLKDCGFETLENIRIQYIPEEDQLEEMKEKLEGNIL, via the coding sequence GTGATTTCTATAAAAGCGATTCAAATTAAGGAAAATGTCTACTGGGTAGGCGGAGTTGACTGGAACATCAGAAATTTTCATGGGTATTTGACCCAGAGGGGCAGTACATATAATGCCTATCTGATCATTGATGAGAAAATTACATTAATTGACACGGTAAAGCATTACCTATTTGACGAAATGCTGGAACGGATTTCGGATGTGATTGATCCGGCAGATATTGATTACGTTATTTCCAATCATGTTGAGCAGGACCATTCAGGAAGCTTGCCGGAAATTATGGAGATTGCCACCAAGGCGACCCTGGTCACATCCCCCAATGGGGAAAAAGGGCTCAAGGCGCATTTCCGGGAAGACTGGAACTATCGGATTGTCAAATCAGGAGATGTCCTGAATATCGGCAAGAGGAATCTAACTTTTGTCCAGACCCCAATGGTACACTGGCCGGATAATATGGTGACCTACCTTGAGGAAGATAAAATTCTATTCTCGAATGATGCTTTCGGCCAGCATATTGCTTCAACCGAGAGATTTGATGATGAGCTCCCGCTCGGGGTCATCCTGGAAGAAGCCAGGAAATATTACGCGAATATTGTCCTGCCGTACGGCGGTCAGGTTCAAAAAGCTTTAGGAACCTTAGGCGGACTGGATGTAGAGGTAATTGCGACCAGCCATGGGTTGATCTGGCGCTCCAACATCCCGGCAATTCTCAACGAATATCAAAAATGGTCCACGAATGCCACGGAGAAAAAGGCCGTGATTGTCTATGACACGATGTGGAACGCAACGGAGATCATTGCGGAGAGCATCAGCGATGTATTTGAGAAAAAGGGCTATAACGTCCGGTTCATGGATCTTAAAAATAACCATATTTCAGATATTATGACTGAAGTGATCACAGCAAAATATATCTGCGTCGGCTCACCGACCCTGAATAATAACCTGATGCCGAGTGTAGCCAGTTTCTTAACCTATCTTAAGGGTCTGGCTCCGAAGGACAGAATTGGACTGGCTTTCGGTTCTTATGGCTGGAGCGGCCAGAGTATCGGGCAAGTGGAGCAGTATCTGAAGGACTGCGGTTTTGAAACCCTGGAAAATATCAGGATTCAATATATTCCGGAAGAGGATCAACTGGAAGAAATGAAAGAGAAATTGGAGGGAAATATTCTATGA
- a CDS encoding GAF domain-containing protein, with protein MSKTQVSELLKILDREIMTKKILSELNNYINLKDSIITVMKHLKQITNCDAIGIRIYNGKDYPFYACEGLPEMKLSEEPPLCSVNPELKILKISQDEFWSTKCICMDVIHGKADKNIPFFTSQGSFWVNDLPSVLKTKDKNCIAAGFKSVALIRIMARDNCIGLIQLLCRSAQFHLDMILYLEMVGTYIGMAINNSLTYTRMKEAYDSLNQLIPICSSCKKINTEEENWITIEEYLFQQTGSEFTHTICPVCLEELYPALYHKIKEKEEETFKAM; from the coding sequence ATGTCGAAAACCCAAGTAAGCGAATTATTAAAAATTCTTGACAGAGAAATTATGACAAAAAAAATACTCTCCGAACTGAACAATTATATCAATTTGAAAGACTCAATCATTACAGTTATGAAACATTTAAAGCAGATCACCAATTGCGACGCTATCGGCATTCGCATATATAATGGAAAAGATTATCCCTTTTATGCCTGTGAAGGCCTGCCTGAGATGAAGCTTTCTGAAGAACCCCCCCTATGTTCCGTAAACCCTGAACTCAAAATCCTGAAGATTTCACAGGATGAATTCTGGTCCACAAAGTGTATTTGTATGGATGTCATCCACGGGAAAGCAGACAAAAACATCCCTTTTTTCACTTCTCAGGGAAGCTTTTGGGTCAATGATCTGCCTTCAGTCCTGAAGACCAAGGATAAAAATTGCATTGCAGCAGGTTTTAAATCTGTAGCTTTGATCCGTATCATGGCTAGGGATAACTGTATTGGTCTGATTCAGCTGCTCTGCAGATCAGCTCAGTTTCATCTTGATATGATCCTTTACCTGGAAATGGTAGGGACCTACATCGGCATGGCTATCAACAACAGTCTGACCTATACCCGTATGAAGGAAGCCTATGATTCTCTGAATCAGCTCATCCCGATATGTTCAAGCTGCAAAAAAATTAATACGGAAGAAGAGAATTGGATCACAATTGAAGAATACCTATTCCAGCAGACTGGTTCTGAATTCACCCACACTATTTGCCCTGTGTGCCTTGAGGAATTGTATCCTGCGCTCTATCATAAAATTAAGGAAAAAGAAGAAGAAACGTTCAAAGCTATGTAA
- the rbr gene encoding rubrerythrin yields the protein MKDLKGSKTEKNLMEAFAGESQARNKYTYFASAAKKEGYEQIAAIFLETAENEKEHAKIWFKKLQGIGCTTENLVAAAAGEREEWTSMYARMAEEAREEGFDDIAALFDGVGKIEKEHEERYKQLLLNLQNKEVFAKKQNTAWKCRNCGHIHVGTEAPEICPVCDHPQAYFEVIAQNY from the coding sequence ATGAAAGATTTAAAAGGTTCAAAGACAGAAAAGAACTTAATGGAGGCTTTTGCTGGAGAATCACAGGCGAGAAACAAATATACCTATTTCGCATCTGCCGCCAAAAAAGAGGGTTATGAGCAGATTGCCGCCATCTTTTTAGAGACAGCAGAAAATGAAAAAGAACATGCGAAGATTTGGTTTAAGAAACTCCAGGGAATTGGCTGCACGACGGAAAATCTGGTCGCAGCTGCCGCAGGGGAAAGAGAAGAATGGACCAGCATGTACGCCAGAATGGCGGAAGAGGCCAGAGAAGAAGGATTTGATGACATTGCCGCATTATTCGACGGCGTTGGAAAAATAGAAAAAGAACATGAGGAAAGATACAAACAGCTGTTGCTGAATCTGCAGAACAAGGAAGTATTTGCAAAAAAACAAAATACGGCCTGGAAATGCCGTAATTGCGGACATATTCATGTAGGGACTGAAGCGCCTGAAATCTGCCCGGTTTGTGACCACCCGCAAGCGTACTTTGAAGTGATTGCACAGAACTATTAA